One window of Pseudomonas sp. FP198 genomic DNA carries:
- the hemE gene encoding uroporphyrinogen decarboxylase translates to MTALKNDRFLRALLKQPVDVTPVWMMRQAGRYLPEYRASRAKAGDFMSLCMNPQFACEVTMQPLDRYPQLDAAILFSDILTIPDAMGQGLYFETGEGPRFRKVVSSLADIEALPIPDPQKDLGYVMDGVSTIRRELNGRVPLIGFSGSPWTLATYMVEGGSSKDFRKTKAMLYDNPQAMHLLLDKLAQSVTSYLNGQILAGAQAVQIFDTWGGNLSAAAYQEFSLAYMRKIVSGLIREHEGRKVPVILFTKNGGLWLESIADAGADALGLDWTCDIGNARERVGSRVALQGNMDPTVLYAKPEAIRAEVGRILASYGKGSGHVFNLGHGITPEVDPEHAGAFLRAVHELSAQYHV, encoded by the coding sequence ATGACTGCCCTGAAGAACGACCGTTTCCTTCGCGCCCTGCTCAAGCAACCTGTAGACGTCACCCCGGTGTGGATGATGCGCCAGGCCGGTCGCTATCTGCCGGAGTACCGCGCCAGTCGCGCCAAGGCCGGCGACTTCATGAGCCTGTGCATGAACCCGCAGTTCGCCTGTGAAGTCACGATGCAGCCGCTGGACCGCTACCCGCAGCTGGACGCGGCGATCCTGTTCTCCGACATCCTCACCATCCCTGACGCCATGGGCCAGGGCTTGTACTTCGAGACTGGCGAAGGCCCGCGCTTCAGGAAAGTCGTCAGCAGCCTGGCCGACATCGAGGCGTTGCCGATTCCCGATCCGCAGAAAGACCTCGGCTATGTCATGGACGGCGTCAGCACCATCCGTCGCGAACTCAATGGCCGCGTCCCGCTGATCGGTTTCTCCGGCAGCCCGTGGACGCTGGCGACCTACATGGTCGAAGGCGGCTCGTCGAAAGACTTCCGCAAGACCAAGGCGATGCTCTACGACAATCCCCAGGCCATGCATTTGCTGCTGGACAAGCTGGCGCAGTCGGTCACGTCCTACCTCAACGGCCAGATCCTGGCCGGTGCGCAAGCAGTGCAGATATTCGACACCTGGGGCGGCAACCTGTCGGCGGCGGCGTACCAGGAGTTTTCCCTGGCTTATATGCGCAAGATCGTCAGCGGCCTGATTCGTGAACACGAAGGTCGCAAAGTCCCGGTGATCCTGTTCACCAAGAACGGCGGGCTGTGGCTGGAAAGCATCGCCGATGCCGGCGCCGACGCCCTGGGCCTGGACTGGACCTGTGACATCGGCAACGCTCGCGAGCGCGTCGGTAGCAGAGTCGCACTGCAAGGCAACATGGATCCGACCGTGCTGTATGCCAAGCCAGAAGCCATCCGTGCCGAAGTCGGACGCATCCTCGCCAGTTATGGCAAGGGCAGCGGGCACGTGTTCAACCTCGGTCACGGGATCACCCCGGAAGTCGACCCGGAGCACGCCGGGGCTTTCCTGCGGGCGGTGCATGAGTTGTCGGCGCAATATCACGTGTAA
- a CDS encoding FAD-dependent oxidoreductase yields MAERLNNDFQFIDVGRKDPKKKLLRQRKKEFVEIYEPFKPQQSADQAHRCLGCGNPYCEWKCPVHNFIPNWLKLVAEGNILQAAELSHQTNTLPEVCGRVCPQDRLCEGACTLNDGFGAVTIGSVEKYITDTAFAMGWRPDMSKVKPTGKRVAIIGAGPAGLGCADVLVRGGVTPVVFDKNPEIGGLLTFGIPEFKLEKSVLSNRREVFTGMGIEFRLNTEVGKDVTMEQLLEEYDAVFMGMGTYTYMKGGFAGEDLPGVYDALDFLIANVNRNLGFEKSPEDFVDMKGKKVVVLGGGDTAMDCNRTSIRQGAKSVTCAYRRDEANMPGSRKEVKNAKEEGVKFLYNRQPIAIVGEDKVEGVKVVETRLGEPDARGRRSPEPIPGSEEIIPADAVVIAFGFRPSPAPWFEQFSIQTDSQGRVVAPEQGQYKHQTSNPKIFAGGDMVRGSDLVVTAIFEGRNAAEGILDYLQV; encoded by the coding sequence ATGGCTGAACGTCTGAATAACGACTTCCAGTTCATCGATGTCGGGCGCAAGGATCCGAAGAAGAAACTGTTGCGTCAACGCAAGAAAGAGTTCGTGGAAATCTACGAGCCCTTCAAACCCCAGCAGTCGGCCGACCAGGCCCACCGCTGCCTGGGTTGCGGTAACCCGTACTGCGAATGGAAGTGCCCGGTGCACAACTTCATTCCCAACTGGCTGAAGCTGGTGGCCGAGGGCAATATTCTCCAGGCCGCCGAACTGTCCCACCAGACCAACACCTTGCCGGAAGTCTGCGGCCGGGTGTGCCCGCAGGATCGCCTGTGCGAGGGTGCCTGCACCCTCAACGACGGTTTTGGCGCGGTGACCATCGGTTCGGTGGAAAAGTACATCACCGACACCGCATTCGCGATGGGCTGGCGCCCGGACATGTCCAAGGTCAAGCCGACCGGCAAGCGTGTCGCGATCATCGGCGCCGGTCCGGCGGGCCTGGGCTGTGCCGACGTATTGGTACGCGGTGGCGTGACCCCGGTGGTGTTCGACAAGAACCCGGAAATCGGTGGCCTGCTGACCTTCGGCATTCCCGAGTTCAAGCTGGAAAAGAGCGTGTTGAGCAATCGTCGCGAAGTCTTCACCGGCATGGGCATCGAGTTCCGCCTGAACACCGAGGTGGGCAAGGACGTCACCATGGAGCAACTGCTCGAAGAATACGACGCGGTCTTCATGGGCATGGGCACCTACACCTACATGAAGGGCGGCTTTGCCGGCGAGGACCTGCCGGGCGTCTACGACGCGCTGGACTTCCTGATCGCCAACGTCAACCGCAACCTGGGCTTTGAAAAGTCGCCGGAAGATTTCGTCGACATGAAAGGCAAGAAAGTCGTGGTACTCGGTGGTGGCGACACGGCGATGGACTGCAACCGCACCTCGATTCGCCAGGGCGCCAAGTCGGTGACCTGCGCCTATCGTCGTGACGAAGCAAACATGCCGGGCTCGCGCAAAGAGGTGAAGAACGCCAAGGAAGAGGGCGTGAAATTCCTCTACAACCGCCAGCCGATTGCGATTGTCGGGGAAGACAAGGTCGAAGGCGTGAAGGTGGTCGAGACCCGTCTTGGCGAACCGGATGCCCGTGGCCGGCGCAGCCCCGAGCCGATCCCCGGTTCCGAAGAGATCATCCCGGCCGACGCCGTGGTCATCGCCTTCGGTTTCCGTCCAAGCCCGGCGCCATGGTTCGAGCAGTTCAGCATCCAGACCGACAGCCAGGGCCGCGTCGTTGCCCCGGAACAAGGCCAGTACAAGCACCAGACCAGCAATCCGAAGATCTTCGCCGGTGGCGACATGGTCCGCGGTTCGGATCTGGTGGTGACGGCGATCTTCGAAGGCCGCAATGCGGCGGAAGGGATCCTGGATTACTTGCAGGTCTGA
- the gltB gene encoding glutamate synthase large subunit has product MKAGLYQPDEFKDNCGFGLIAHMQGEPSHTLLQTAIEALTCMTHRGGINADGKTGDGCGLLIQKPDEFLRAIAQETFGVTLPKQYAVGMVFFNQDPVKAQAARENMNREILAAGLQLVGWRKVPIDTSVLGRLALERLPLIEQVFIAGEGLSDQEMSIKLFSSRRRSSVANAADTDHYICSFSHKTIIYKGLMMPADLTAFYPDLSDERLKTAICVFHQRFSTNTLPKWPLAQPFRFLAHNGEINTITGNRNWAVARRTKFANDLMPDLEELGPLVNRVGSDSSSMDNMLELMVTGGIDLFRGVRMLVPPAWQNVETMDPDLRAFYEYNSMHMEPWDGPAGIVMTDGRYAVCLLDRNGLRPARWVTTTNGFITLASEIGVWNYQPEDVIAKGRVGPGQIFAVDTETGQILDTDAIDNRLKSRHPYKQWLRKNALRIQATMEDNDHGSAFYDVDQLKQYMKMYQVTFEERDQVLRPLGEQGYEAVGSMGDDTPMAVLSQRVRTPYDYFRQQFAQVTNPPIDPLREAIVMSLEICLGAERNIFQESPEHASRVILSSPVISPAKWRSLTNLDRPGFERQVIDLNYDESVGLEAAIRNVADQAEEAARAGRTQIVLTDRHIAPGKLPIHASLATGAVHHRLTEKGLRCDSNILVETATARDPHHFAVLIGFGASAVYPFLAYEVLGDLIRTGEVLGDLYEVFKNYRKGITKGLLKILSKMGISTIASYRGAQLFEAIGLSEEVCELSFRGVPSRIKGARFVDIEAEQKALAAEAWSPRKPIQQGGLLKFVHGGEYHAYNPDVVNTLQAAVQQGDYGKFKEYTALVDNRPVSMIRDLLKVKTLDTPLDISEVEPLESVLKRFDSAGISLGALSPEAHEALAEAMNRLGARSNSGEGGEDPARYGTIKSSKIKQVATGRFGVTPEYLVNAEVLQIKVAQGAKPGEGGQLPGGKVNGLIAKLRYAVPGVTLISPPPHHDIYSIEDLSQLIFDLKQVNPKALVSVKLVAEAGVGTIAAGVAKAYADLITISGYDGGTGASPLTSIKYAGAPWELGLAETHQTLRGNDLRGKVRVQTDGGLKTGLDVIKAAILGAESFGFGTAPMIALGCKYLRICHLNNCATGVATQNEKLRKDHYIGTVDMVVNFFTYVAEETREWLAKLGVRSLEELIGRTDLLEVLEGQTAKQHHLDLTPLLGSDLIPADKPQFCQVDRNPPFDKGELAEKMVDMAAAAINDLSGAQFELNICNCDRSIGARISGEIARKHGNQGMAHAPITFRFKGTAGQSFGVWNAGGLNMYLEGDANDYVGKGMTGGKLVIVPPKGSVYRTQDSAIIGNTCLYGATGGKLFAAGTAGERFAVRNSGAHTVVEGTGDHCCEYMTGGFVCVLGKTGYNFGSGMTGGFAYVLDQDNSFVDRVNHELVEIQRISGEAMEAYRSHLQRVLNEYVEETDSEWGRELAENLDDYVRRFWLVKPKAANLKSLLSSTRANPQ; this is encoded by the coding sequence ATGAAAGCAGGTCTGTACCAACCAGATGAATTCAAGGATAACTGCGGTTTCGGCCTGATAGCCCATATGCAGGGCGAGCCCAGTCATACCCTTTTGCAAACGGCCATTGAGGCCCTGACCTGCATGACCCACCGTGGTGGGATCAACGCCGACGGCAAGACCGGCGACGGCTGTGGCTTGCTGATTCAAAAGCCTGACGAGTTCCTGCGGGCCATCGCCCAGGAAACGTTTGGCGTGACCCTGCCCAAGCAGTACGCCGTGGGCATGGTGTTTTTCAACCAGGACCCGGTAAAGGCACAAGCCGCTCGCGAGAACATGAACCGCGAGATCCTCGCCGCCGGCCTGCAACTGGTCGGCTGGCGCAAAGTGCCGATCGACACCAGCGTCCTCGGCCGTCTGGCCCTTGAGCGCCTGCCGTTGATCGAGCAAGTGTTCATTGCCGGCGAAGGTTTGAGCGACCAGGAAATGTCGATCAAGCTGTTCAGCTCCCGTCGTCGTTCGTCCGTGGCCAACGCCGCTGACACCGACCACTACATCTGCAGCTTTTCCCACAAGACCATCATTTACAAAGGCCTGATGATGCCGGCGGACCTCACCGCCTTCTATCCGGACCTGAGCGATGAGCGCCTGAAAACCGCGATCTGCGTATTCCACCAGCGCTTCTCCACCAACACCCTGCCGAAATGGCCGCTGGCCCAGCCCTTCCGTTTCCTCGCCCACAACGGCGAGATCAACACCATCACCGGCAACCGCAACTGGGCCGTGGCCCGTCGCACCAAGTTCGCCAATGACCTGATGCCGGACCTCGAAGAGCTCGGCCCGCTGGTCAACCGCGTGGGCTCTGACTCCTCGAGCATGGACAACATGCTCGAACTGATGGTGACCGGCGGCATCGACCTGTTCCGTGGCGTGCGCATGCTTGTTCCGCCAGCCTGGCAGAACGTCGAAACCATGGACCCGGACTTGCGCGCCTTCTACGAATACAACTCCATGCACATGGAGCCGTGGGACGGCCCGGCCGGTATCGTCATGACCGACGGTCGCTACGCGGTGTGCCTGCTCGACCGTAACGGTCTGCGTCCGGCGCGCTGGGTCACCACCACCAATGGTTTCATCACCCTGGCGTCGGAAATCGGCGTGTGGAACTACCAGCCCGAAGACGTTATCGCCAAAGGCCGCGTGGGCCCTGGGCAGATTTTCGCCGTGGACACCGAGACCGGGCAGATCCTCGACACCGACGCGATCGACAACCGTCTCAAGTCCCGTCATCCGTACAAGCAATGGCTGCGCAAGAATGCCCTGCGCATCCAGGCGACCATGGAAGACAACGACCATGGCTCGGCTTTCTACGACGTCGACCAGCTCAAGCAGTACATGAAGATGTACCAGGTGACGTTCGAAGAACGTGACCAGGTGTTGCGTCCGCTGGGCGAGCAGGGCTACGAAGCGGTCGGCTCCATGGGCGACGACACGCCGATGGCCGTGCTGTCCCAGCGCGTACGCACGCCGTATGACTATTTCCGCCAGCAGTTCGCCCAGGTGACGAACCCACCGATCGACCCGCTGCGCGAAGCTATCGTGATGTCCCTGGAAATCTGCCTCGGTGCCGAGCGCAACATTTTCCAGGAGTCGCCGGAACACGCCTCGCGGGTGATCCTCAGCTCGCCGGTCATCTCTCCGGCCAAGTGGCGTTCGCTGACCAACCTCGATCGCCCCGGCTTCGAACGTCAGGTCATCGACCTGAACTACGACGAAAGCGTCGGTCTGGAAGCGGCGATCCGCAACGTCGCCGATCAGGCTGAAGAGGCCGCGCGTGCCGGTCGCACCCAGATCGTCCTGACCGACCGTCATATCGCGCCCGGCAAGCTGCCGATCCACGCCTCGCTGGCCACCGGTGCGGTGCACCATCGTCTGACCGAAAAGGGCCTGCGCTGCGATTCCAACATCCTCGTCGAAACCGCCACGGCTCGCGATCCGCATCACTTTGCGGTGCTGATCGGCTTTGGCGCCTCGGCGGTGTACCCGTTCCTGGCCTACGAAGTGCTGGGCGACCTGATCCGTACCGGTGAAGTCCTGGGCGACCTCTACGAGGTGTTCAAGAACTACCGCAAAGGCATCACCAAGGGCCTGCTCAAGATCCTTTCGAAGATGGGTATCTCGACTATCGCCTCGTACCGCGGCGCGCAGTTGTTCGAGGCCATCGGCCTGTCCGAAGAAGTCTGCGAGCTGAGCTTCCGTGGTGTCCCGAGTCGCATCAAGGGCGCGCGTTTCGTCGACATCGAAGCCGAGCAGAAAGCCCTGGCCGCCGAAGCCTGGAGCCCGCGCAAGCCGATCCAGCAGGGCGGCCTGCTGAAGTTCGTCCACGGTGGCGAATACCACGCCTACAACCCGGACGTGGTCAACACCCTGCAAGCCGCCGTGCAACAGGGCGACTACGGCAAGTTCAAGGAATACACGGCGCTGGTGGATAACCGCCCGGTGTCGATGATCCGCGACCTGCTCAAGGTCAAGACCCTCGACACGCCGCTGGATATCAGCGAAGTGGAGCCGCTGGAGTCGGTCCTCAAGCGTTTCGACTCCGCCGGCATCTCCTTGGGCGCCTTGTCCCCGGAAGCCCACGAAGCCCTGGCCGAAGCCATGAACCGCCTCGGTGCGCGTTCGAACTCCGGCGAAGGCGGCGAAGACCCGGCGCGCTACGGCACTATCAAGAGTTCGAAAATCAAGCAGGTGGCCACCGGCCGCTTCGGTGTGACCCCGGAATACCTGGTCAACGCTGAAGTACTGCAGATCAAGGTTGCCCAGGGTGCCAAGCCCGGCGAAGGCGGCCAGTTGCCTGGCGGCAAGGTCAACGGCCTGATCGCCAAGCTGCGCTACGCGGTGCCCGGCGTGACGCTGATTTCGCCGCCGCCGCACCACGACATCTACTCGATCGAAGACTTGTCGCAACTGATCTTCGACCTCAAGCAGGTGAACCCGAAGGCCCTGGTCTCGGTGAAGCTGGTGGCGGAAGCCGGCGTCGGCACGATTGCCGCCGGCGTGGCGAAAGCCTATGCCGACCTGATCACCATCTCCGGCTACGACGGCGGCACCGGTGCCTCGCCGCTGACCTCGATCAAGTACGCTGGCGCGCCGTGGGAACTGGGCCTGGCCGAAACCCACCAGACCTTGCGCGGCAACGACCTGCGCGGCAAGGTCCGGGTGCAGACCGACGGGGGCCTGAAGACCGGTCTCGACGTGATCAAGGCTGCTATTCTCGGTGCCGAGAGCTTCGGCTTCGGTACCGCGCCGATGATTGCCCTGGGCTGCAAATACCTGCGCATCTGCCATCTGAACAATTGCGCCACCGGTGTGGCGACCCAGAACGAGAAGTTGCGCAAGGATCACTACATCGGCACCGTCGACATGGTGGTGAACTTCTTCACCTACGTGGCCGAAGAGACCCGTGAGTGGCTGGCCAAGCTGGGCGTGCGCTCGCTGGAAGAGCTGATCGGCCGCACCGATCTGCTCGAAGTGCTTGAAGGCCAGACCGCCAAGCAGCATCACCTGGACCTGACCCCGTTGCTGGGCAGCGACCTGATCCCGGCGGACAAGCCACAATTCTGCCAGGTCGATCGCAACCCGCCGTTCGACAAGGGCGAGCTGGCCGAGAAGATGGTCGACATGGCCGCTGCGGCGATCAATGACCTGAGCGGTGCTCAGTTCGAGCTGAATATCTGCAACTGCGACCGCTCCATCGGCGCGCGGATTTCCGGCGAGATCGCCCGCAAGCACGGCAACCAGGGCATGGCTCACGCGCCGATCACGTTCCGCTTCAAGGGCACGGCCGGGCAAAGCTTCGGCGTCTGGAACGCCGGCGGCCTGAACATGTACCTGGAAGGTGACGCGAACGACTACGTGGGCAAGGGCATGACCGGTGGCAAACTGGTCATCGTTCCGCCCAAGGGCAGTGTCTACCGGACCCAGGACAGTGCGATCATCGGCAACACCTGCCTCTACGGCGCCACCGGCGGCAAACTGTTCGCCGCCGGCACCGCGGGTGAGCGCTTCGCCGTGCGTAACTCCGGCGCCCACACCGTGGTGGAAGGCACCGGCGATCACTGCTGCGAGTACATGACTGGTGGTTTCGTCTGCGTACTTGGCAAGACCGGTTACAACTTCGGCTCTGGCATGACCGGCGGTTTCGCCTATGTGCTCGACCAGGACAACAGCTTCGTCGACCGGGTCAACCACGAACTGGTGGAAATCCAGCGGATCAGCGGCGAGGCGATGGAAGCCTACCGCAGCCACCTGCAACGCGTGCTGAACGAATACGTCGAGGAAACCGACAGTGAGTGGGGTCGTGAACTCGCCGAGAACCTCGATGACTACGTGCGTCGTTTCTGGCTGGTCAAGCCGAAAGCGGCCAACCTGAAGTCGTTGCTTTCCAGCACCCGTGCCAACCCGCAGTGA
- a CDS encoding AAA family ATPase yields the protein MTSLHADEAFLGHFQLSHDPFAPRVPGFKFFPAQRKPVLGQLHHLARYSQLLLVVTGPQGSGKTLLRQALVASTNKQSVQSVVVSARGAGDAAGVLRQVAQALNVAQAEIGAILDQIVQLALTGQEVYLLVDDAEQLDESALEALLALAAGAPEGRPHVFLFGESSLIAELDQLELEEERFHVIELAPYTEEETREYLAQRLEGAGRGIELFTADQISEIHESSDGWPGNINQVARDALIEIMIASRSAVKRPSMGFNMPKKHVLAISAVVVVAVAAAWLMPGRNKAPTTGAPANEQAQLPLGQGTPQANGGAPAVEFAGNTQPMPLPLVGQSQPVMRGPLAEAAGGITEGDDGAPPPIDDSSDVPPTVTTTAPPAGVPAGPAPTPTPAPAAKPTPAPTQVATAKPAPTPAAPAAKPAPAPAAKPAATPAKAAGGSWYAGQAPGNYVVQILGTSSEATAQNFVKEQGGEYRYFKKVLNGKPLYVITYGSFANRDAAVSAIKALPAKVQAGKPWPRTVASVQQELAATR from the coding sequence ATGACTAGTCTGCATGCCGACGAGGCGTTCCTCGGCCATTTCCAATTGAGTCATGACCCTTTCGCTCCGCGGGTCCCGGGCTTCAAGTTTTTCCCTGCCCAACGCAAGCCAGTGCTGGGCCAGTTGCACCATCTGGCCCGCTACAGCCAATTGCTGCTGGTGGTCACCGGCCCCCAGGGCAGTGGCAAGACCTTGCTGCGCCAGGCCCTGGTGGCCAGTACCAACAAGCAGTCGGTGCAAAGCGTGGTGGTATCGGCCCGTGGTGCGGGTGATGCTGCGGGTGTGCTGCGCCAGGTGGCCCAGGCTCTGAATGTCGCCCAGGCGGAAATTGGCGCGATTCTCGATCAGATCGTACAGCTGGCGCTCACCGGGCAGGAAGTCTACCTGTTGGTGGACGATGCCGAACAACTCGACGAATCGGCCCTGGAAGCGCTGCTGGCCCTGGCTGCCGGCGCGCCGGAAGGCCGTCCCCATGTGTTCCTGTTCGGTGAGTCGTCACTGATCGCCGAGCTGGACCAGTTGGAGCTCGAGGAAGAGCGTTTCCACGTTATCGAACTCGCGCCCTACACCGAGGAAGAAACCCGTGAATACCTGGCCCAGCGCCTGGAGGGGGCTGGCCGGGGTATCGAACTTTTCACCGCGGATCAGATCTCTGAGATTCACGAAAGCTCCGACGGCTGGCCTGGCAATATCAACCAGGTGGCCCGAGATGCTCTGATCGAAATCATGATCGCCAGCCGCTCAGCGGTGAAGCGTCCAAGTATGGGGTTCAACATGCCGAAGAAACACGTATTGGCGATTTCCGCCGTTGTCGTGGTTGCGGTGGCCGCCGCCTGGCTGATGCCAGGTCGCAACAAGGCACCGACCACCGGCGCACCTGCCAACGAACAGGCACAGCTGCCTCTCGGCCAGGGCACTCCGCAAGCCAACGGTGGTGCGCCGGCGGTGGAATTTGCCGGCAATACCCAGCCTATGCCGCTGCCGCTGGTCGGCCAATCGCAACCGGTCATGCGCGGTCCCTTGGCAGAAGCCGCGGGAGGCATCACCGAAGGCGACGACGGCGCGCCGCCGCCGATCGATGACAGCAGCGACGTGCCGCCAACCGTGACCACCACCGCGCCACCTGCGGGCGTGCCGGCCGGTCCGGCACCGACGCCGACACCTGCCCCGGCCGCCAAACCGACGCCTGCGCCAACCCAGGTCGCCACCGCCAAGCCGGCCCCGACCCCGGCCGCCCCAGCGGCCAAGCCAGCACCGGCGCCTGCGGCCAAGCCTGCCGCCACCCCGGCCAAAGCCGCGGGCGGTAGCTGGTACGCAGGTCAGGCACCGGGCAACTACGTGGTGCAGATCCTCGGCACCAGCTCCGAAGCCACTGCGCAGAACTTCGTCAAGGAGCAGGGCGGCGAGTACCGTTATTTCAAGAAAGTGCTCAACGGCAAGCCGCTGTATGTCATCACCTACGGCAGCTTTGCCAATCGTGACGCAGCCGTTTCCGCCATCAAGGCCTTGCCAGCGAAGGTTCAGGCTGGTAAACCTTGGCCTCGCACTGTCGCCAGCGTCCAACAGGAACTGGCAGCAACTCGCTGA